A part of Hippopotamus amphibius kiboko isolate mHipAmp2 chromosome 16, mHipAmp2.hap2, whole genome shotgun sequence genomic DNA contains:
- the LOC130838919 gene encoding carbohydrate sulfotransferase 6 translates to MWLRRISSTAVTALLLAQTGLLLFLVSRPRSPSPVGGEERVHVLVLSSWRSGSSFVGQLFSQHPDVFYLMEPAWHVWAALSQGSAAALHMAVRDLVRSVFLCDMDVFDAYLPWRRNLSDLFQWAESRALCSPPACSAFPRGAISSEAVCKPLCARRPFGLAQEACRSYSHVVLKEVRFFNLQVLYPLLSDPALNLRIVHLVRDPRAVLRSREQTAKALARDNGIVLGTNGKWVEADPDLRVVREVCRSHVRIAEAATRKPPPSLSGRYRLVRFEDLARAPLPEIRALYAFAGLSLTPQLEAWIHNITHGVGPGARREAFKTTSRDALNVSQAWRHALPFSKIRRVQELCAGALQLLGYRPVFSEEEQRDLALDLVLPRGPSSFSWASSTARRPRP, encoded by the coding sequence ATGTGGCTGCGGCGCATCTCCAGCACCGCGGTGACCGCGCTCCTGCTGGCGCAGACTGGCCTCCTGCTCTTCCTGGTCTCCCGACCCAGGTCACCTTCCCCGGTGGGTGGCGAGGAGCGGGTGCACGTGCTGGTGCTGTCCTCGTGGCGCTCGGGCTCGTCCTTCGTGGGCCAGCTCTTCAGCCAGCACCCCGATGTCTTCTACCTGATGGAGCCCGCGTGGCACGTGTGGGCCGCCTTGTCGCAGGGCAGCGCGGCGGCGCTGCACATGGCGGTGCGCGACCTGGTGCGCTCCGTCTTCCTGTGCGACATGGACGTGTTCGACGCCTACCTGCCGTGGCGGCGCAACCTGTCGGACCTCTTCCAGTGGGCGGAGAGCCGCGCGCTGTGCTCGCCGCCCGCCTGCAGCGCCTTCCCTCGCGGCGCCATCAGCAGCGAGGCGGTGTGCAAGCCGCTGTGCGCGCGGCGGCCCTTCGGCCTGGCCCAGGAGGCCTGCCGCTCCTACAGCCACGTGGTGCTCAAGGAGGTGCGCTTCTTCAACCTGCAAGTGCTCTACCCGCTGCTCAGCGACCCGGCGCTCAACCTGCGCATCGTGCACCTGGTGCGCGACCCACGGGCAGTGCTGCGCTCCCGCGAGCAGACGGCCAAGGCGCTGGCGCGCGACAATGGCATCGTGCTGGGCACCAACGGCAAGTGGGTGGAGGCCGACCCGGACCTGCGCGTGGTGCGCGAGGTGTGCCGCAGCCACGTGCGCATCGCTGAGGCCGCCACGCGCAAGCCGCCGCCCTCCCTGAGTGGCCGCTACCGCCTGGTGCGCTTCGAGGACCTGGCGCGGGCGCCGCTGCCCGAGATCCGCGCGCTCTACGCCTTCGCGGGCCTGAGCCTCACGCCGCAGCTCGAGGCTTGGATCCACAACATCACACATGGGGTGGGGCCAGGCGCGCGCCGTGAGGCCTTCAAGACCACGTCCAGGGACGCGCTCAACGTTTCACAGGCCTGGCGCCACGCGCTGCCCTTCAGCAAGATCCGCCGTGTGCAGGAGCTGTGTGCCGGCGCTCTGCAGCTGCTGGGCTACCGGCCAGTGTTCTCCGAGGAGGAGCAGCGCGACCTCGCCCTGGACCTGGTGCTGCCGCGCGGCCCCAGCAGCTTCAGCTGGGCATCGTCCACTGCCAGGCGCCCCAGGCCGTAG